One genomic window of Salmo salar chromosome ssa12, Ssal_v3.1, whole genome shotgun sequence includes the following:
- the LOC106565498 gene encoding isotocin receptor produces the protein MMEDQRDQDVWAMMNDSWTNSSRGGNETGTRNQTGVNPLKRNEEVAKVEVTVLVLVLLLALAGNLCVLLAIHTSKHNHSRMYYFMKHLSIADLVVAIFQVLPQLIWDITFRFYGSDLLCRLVKYLQVVGMFASTYMLVLMSIDRCLAICQPLRSLHKRKDRFYVIASWMLSLVFSTPQVYIFSLREVGNGVYDCWGDFVEPWGAKAYITWISLTIYIIPVAILSICYGLISFKIWQNFKMKTRRDQCMSQTPRTSKGAALSRVSSVRLISKAKIRTVKMTFVIVVAYIVCWTPFFFVQMWSAWDPAAPREDMAFIIAMLLASLNSCCNPWIYMFFAGHLFHDLMRCFICCSSQYLKASQCGGCDRQQSRRSISTSTFVIKNHSSQRSITHTTST, from the exons ATGATGGAGGACCAGCGAGACCAAGACGTGTGGGCGATGATGAACGATTCATGGACCAACTCGAGTCGCGGTGGAAACGAGACGGGTACCAGGAACCAGACCGGCGTGAACCCCCTGAAGCGGAACGAGGAGGTGGCCAAAGTGGAGGTGACCGTTCTTGTCCTCGTCCTGCTGCTCGCGTTGGCCGGTAACCTTTGCGTACTCTTGGCTATACATACGAGCAAGCACAACCACTCTCGAATGTACTACTTCATGAAACACCTCAGTATTGCGGACCTGGTGGTGGCAATCTTCCAGGTCCTCCCGCAGCTCATATGGGACATTACATTTCGCTTCTACGGGTCTGATTTACTGTGCAGGCTGGTGAAGTACCTACAGGTTGTCGGGATGTTCGCGTCCACCTACATGCTTGTTCTAATGTCCATAGACAGATGCTTGGCGATATGTCAGCCCCTCCGCTCGCTGCACAAGAGGAAGGACCGTTTTTATGTGATTGCTTCTTGGATGCTTAGTCTGGTTTTCAGTACCCCTCAAGTGTACATATTTTCCTTGAGGGAGGTGGGCAACGGAGTTTATGACTGTTGGGGAGACTTCGTAGAACCTTGGGGCGCCAAGGCGTACATTACATGGATTAGTCTTACAATCTACATCATTCCAGTGGCTATTCTAAGTATTTGCTATGGCCTGATAAGTTTTAAAATATGGCAAAACTTTAAAATGAAAACCAGACGGGATCAGTGTATGTCTCAGACGCCGCGGACGTCCAAAGGTGCAGCGCTCTCTCGGGTGAGCAGCGTGAGGCTCATATCAAAAGCGAAGATCCGAACTGTCAAAATGACTTTTGTCATTGTCGTAGCTTATATTGTTTGTTGGACTCCTTTTTTCTTCGTACAAATGTGGTCGGCATGGGACCCTGCTGCGCCCAGAGAAG ACATGGCGTTCATCATTGCCATGCTGCTGGCCAGTCTGAACAGCTGCTGTAACCCGTGGATCTATATGTTCTTCGCTGGACACCTGTTCCACGACCTAATGAGGTGCTTCATCTGCTGCTCCTCACAGTACCTGAAGGCCTCACAGTGTGGCGGGTGTGACCGCCAGCAGAGCCGCAGGAGCATCTCCACCTCCACCTTCGTCATCAAGAACCATAGTAGTCAGAGGAGCATCACTCACACCACCAGCACATGA